In Leisingera methylohalidivorans DSM 14336, a single genomic region encodes these proteins:
- a CDS encoding heme ABC transporter permease produces the protein MSIWEYANPKKFLATTEKVMPALWVSSAVLIAAGLIWGFFFTPDDYRQGSTVKIIFLHVPSALMAINAWFMMLVTSLVWVIRRHHVSALAARAAAPVGIVMTVIALITGAIWGQPMWGTWWAWDPRLTSFLVLFLFYLGYIALWEAIDNPDTAADLTSILCLVGSVFAVLSRYAVNFWNQGLHQGASLSLDKKENVADAFSNPLYVCMAGFVLLFIALVFYRTGTEIRARRIKALMARERLEA, from the coding sequence ATGTCGATCTGGGAATACGCCAACCCGAAGAAGTTCCTGGCCACCACAGAAAAGGTGATGCCGGCCTTATGGGTCAGCTCAGCGGTACTGATTGCTGCGGGGTTGATCTGGGGATTTTTCTTCACGCCTGACGATTACCGCCAAGGCTCCACCGTCAAGATCATCTTCCTGCATGTACCCTCGGCGCTGATGGCGATAAACGCCTGGTTCATGATGCTGGTCACTTCGCTGGTCTGGGTGATCCGCCGCCACCACGTCAGCGCGCTGGCCGCCCGTGCCGCCGCCCCTGTGGGCATTGTCATGACCGTGATCGCGCTGATCACCGGCGCGATCTGGGGCCAGCCGATGTGGGGCACCTGGTGGGCCTGGGATCCGCGGCTGACGTCCTTCCTCGTGCTGTTCCTGTTTTACCTCGGCTACATCGCCCTGTGGGAGGCGATCGACAATCCTGACACTGCGGCTGACCTCACCTCAATCCTGTGTCTGGTCGGTTCGGTCTTTGCCGTGCTCAGCCGCTATGCTGTCAACTTCTGGAACCAGGGGTTGCACCAGGGCGCATCGCTGTCGCTCGACAAAAAGGAGAACGTGGCCGATGCGTTTTCCAACCCGCTGTATGTCTGCATGGCAGGATTTGTGCTGTTGTTCATCGCCTTGGTGTTCTACCGCACCGGAACTGAAATCCGCGCCCGCCGCATCAAGGCATTGATGGCGCGTGAACGGCTGGAGGCCTGA
- the ccmD gene encoding heme exporter protein CcmD, whose translation MPDLGKYADTVLSAYSASLLLLLALVVLTILRGRKVRREMETLESRVKRNG comes from the coding sequence ATGCCCGATCTTGGAAAATACGCCGATACTGTGCTGTCGGCCTATAGCGCCTCGCTGCTGCTGCTGCTGGCGCTGGTGGTGCTGACAATCCTGCGCGGCCGAAAGGTGCGCCGGGAGATGGAAACATTGGAAAGCCGGGTGAAACGCAATGGCTAA
- a CDS encoding DsbE family thiol:disulfide interchange protein: MAKISPLMAVPGVVFAGFVGLALVGMFREDPDSLPSAREGQTAPPVVLEEFPGKELFSDATLRDGNVKLVNYWASWCAPCRAEHPNLEALSKEGVPVYGVNYKDQLANAASFLDELGDPYTAIGRDEKGRMAIDWGLYGVPETYVVDGEGKIVLRWAGPITQRVIENTLRPAMEKAAGQ, from the coding sequence ATGGCTAAAATCTCACCGCTGATGGCGGTCCCCGGAGTTGTGTTCGCCGGTTTTGTCGGTCTCGCCCTGGTGGGCATGTTCCGCGAGGATCCCGACAGCCTGCCGTCCGCGCGCGAAGGCCAGACTGCACCGCCGGTGGTGCTGGAAGAATTCCCGGGCAAGGAGTTGTTCAGCGACGCTACCCTGCGCGATGGCAATGTGAAGCTGGTGAATTACTGGGCCAGCTGGTGCGCGCCCTGCCGGGCCGAGCATCCGAACCTGGAGGCGCTGTCCAAGGAAGGTGTCCCGGTCTATGGCGTCAACTATAAGGATCAGCTGGCCAACGCCGCGTCCTTTTTGGACGAGCTCGGCGATCCCTACACAGCGATCGGCCGGGATGAGAAGGGCCGAATGGCGATCGACTGGGGCCTGTACGGCGTGCCGGAAACCTATGTGGTGGACGGCGAAGGCAAGATCGTGCTGCGTTGGGCCGGTCCGATCACCCAGCGGGTGATCGAAAACACCCTGCGTCCGGCGATGGAAAAGGCGGCGGGTCAGTAG
- a CDS encoding DOPA 4,5-dioxygenase family protein, which yields MKHTDSITGYHAHIYFDEHTAAQARALCQHAAELFGAEMGRMHEKPVGPHPRWSCQLAASPEQFSKLLPWLALNRDGLIVFAHPETGDALADHRDHAIWLGTGLTLDLSIFS from the coding sequence ATGAAACACACAGACAGCATCACCGGCTATCACGCCCACATCTATTTTGATGAACACACCGCTGCCCAGGCCCGCGCGCTTTGCCAGCATGCCGCTGAGCTCTTCGGCGCGGAGATGGGGCGCATGCATGAAAAACCTGTCGGGCCGCATCCCAGGTGGTCTTGCCAACTGGCGGCCAGCCCGGAGCAGTTTTCCAAGCTGCTGCCTTGGCTGGCATTAAACCGCGATGGCCTGATCGTCTTTGCCCATCCGGAAACCGGCGACGCCTTGGCGGATCATCGGGATCACGCCATCTGGCTGGGAACAGGTCTCACTCTGGACCTCAGCATTTTCAGCTGA
- a CDS encoding antibiotic biosynthesis monooxygenase has protein sequence MKEAVITVVYPDADTFDEHVEAVLKMLPDTRCFPGCIEAHAGINRERFEIAVFHLWESNDHLERYLTWRAERGDLDARSATMRREQDFRTFSVP, from the coding sequence ATGAAAGAAGCCGTGATAACAGTCGTTTACCCGGATGCGGACACATTTGACGAACATGTCGAGGCGGTTCTGAAGATGCTTCCGGATACCCGGTGCTTTCCTGGCTGCATCGAAGCCCATGCCGGCATTAACCGCGAGCGTTTTGAAATTGCTGTTTTCCACCTATGGGAATCGAATGACCATTTGGAGCGCTACTTGACCTGGCGTGCCGAACGCGGCGATTTGGATGCCCGCAGCGCCACCATGCGGCGGGAACAGGATTTCAGAACTTTCTCGGTGCCATGA
- the acnA gene encoding aconitate hydratase AcnA has protein sequence MPITVGQDNAKARKTLSVNGKSISFYSIPAATEAGFGDFSRLPAALKVVLENMLRFEDGGFSVSTDDIKAFGEWAEKGGKNPREIAYRPARVLMQDFTGVPAVVDLAAMRDGIVGLKGSAAKINPLVPVDLVIDHSVMIDEFGNPRAFQMNVDREYERNMERYQFLKWGQTAFDNFRVVPPGTGICHQVNLEYLAQTVWTDVDQNGNEVAYPDTLVGTDSHTTMVNGAAVLGWGVGGIEAEAAMLGQPISMLIPEVVGFELTGEMTEGTTGTDLVLKVVEMLRELGVVGKFVEFYGSGLDKLPLADRATIANMAPEYGATCGFFPIDAETIRYLRNTGRDEDRIALVEAYAKENGFWRDETYNPIYTDTLSLDMGSIVPAISGPKRPQDYIALDAAAATFHKYVEGQRSAKDASARAEGRWEAEGGQPEPQEIPGNEGHHKLGYVTTENGNYQLHDGSIVIASITSCTNTSNPYVMIGAGLVAKKAHELGLTRKPWVKTSLAPGSQVVSEYLEAADLQKDLDAIGFNLVGYGCTTCIGNSGPLAEEISKCINDHDLIGVSVLSGNRNFEGRISPDVRANYLASPPLVVAYALVGDMNVDITTAPLGQDKDGNDVFLKDIWPTQKEIADLVEQTVTREAFQSKYADVFKGDEKWQAVEITDAETYDWPAHSTYIQNPPYFQGMGTEPGTISNIEGAKVLAVLGDMVTTDHISPAGSFATTTPAGQYLLERQVQPREFNSYGSRRGNHEIMMRGTFANIRIKNEMLDGVEGGYTKGPNGEQTSIYEASMAHQEAGTPLVVFGGEQYGAGSSRDWAAKGTALLGVKAVIAESFERIHRSNLVGMGVIPFEFTGGDTRKSLGLTGEETVSIRGLDTIEPQQDVPCDITFADGTAKTITLKCRIDTAPEIEYIEHGGVLHYVLRNLAKS, from the coding sequence ATGCCTATCACCGTCGGACAGGACAATGCCAAAGCGCGCAAAACGCTCAGCGTCAACGGCAAGTCGATCTCTTTTTACTCCATCCCCGCAGCCACCGAAGCCGGCTTTGGCGATTTCTCCAGACTGCCGGCCGCGCTGAAGGTCGTGCTGGAAAACATGCTGCGCTTCGAGGACGGCGGCTTTTCCGTCTCCACTGATGACATCAAGGCGTTCGGTGAATGGGCCGAAAAGGGCGGCAAGAACCCGCGCGAGATTGCCTACCGCCCGGCCCGTGTGCTGATGCAGGACTTCACCGGTGTTCCCGCCGTTGTGGACCTGGCTGCCATGCGCGACGGCATCGTCGGCCTGAAAGGCTCGGCCGCCAAGATCAACCCGCTGGTTCCCGTCGACCTGGTGATCGACCACTCGGTGATGATCGACGAGTTCGGCAACCCGCGCGCGTTCCAGATGAACGTCGACCGCGAATACGAGCGCAACATGGAGCGCTACCAGTTCCTGAAATGGGGCCAGACCGCGTTCGACAACTTCCGCGTTGTGCCGCCGGGCACCGGCATCTGCCACCAGGTGAACCTGGAATACCTGGCCCAGACGGTCTGGACCGACGTCGATCAGAACGGCAATGAAGTCGCCTATCCCGACACCCTGGTCGGCACCGACAGCCACACCACCATGGTCAACGGCGCGGCCGTTCTGGGCTGGGGCGTTGGCGGTATCGAGGCCGAGGCGGCGATGCTTGGCCAGCCGATCTCGATGCTGATCCCCGAGGTTGTCGGGTTCGAACTGACCGGCGAGATGACTGAAGGCACCACCGGCACCGACCTGGTTCTGAAGGTCGTGGAAATGCTGCGTGAGCTGGGCGTGGTCGGCAAGTTCGTCGAATTCTACGGCTCCGGCCTCGACAAGCTGCCGCTGGCCGACCGGGCAACCATCGCCAACATGGCGCCGGAATACGGCGCCACCTGCGGCTTCTTTCCGATCGACGCCGAAACCATCCGATACTTGCGCAACACCGGCCGCGACGAGGACCGCATCGCGCTGGTCGAGGCCTATGCCAAGGAAAACGGTTTCTGGCGCGACGAGACCTACAACCCGATCTACACCGACACCCTGAGCCTCGACATGGGATCCATCGTGCCCGCGATCTCCGGCCCGAAACGGCCGCAGGACTATATCGCGCTGGACGCTGCCGCGGCCACTTTCCACAAATATGTGGAAGGCCAGCGCAGCGCCAAGGACGCAAGCGCCCGCGCCGAGGGCCGCTGGGAGGCCGAGGGCGGCCAGCCCGAGCCGCAGGAAATCCCCGGAAACGAAGGCCACCACAAGCTGGGCTACGTCACCACCGAAAACGGCAATTACCAGCTGCACGACGGCTCGATCGTGATTGCCTCGATCACCTCCTGCACCAACACCTCGAATCCCTACGTGATGATCGGTGCGGGCCTGGTGGCGAAAAAGGCGCACGAACTGGGCCTGACCCGCAAGCCTTGGGTCAAGACCTCGCTGGCACCGGGTTCGCAGGTGGTGTCCGAGTATCTCGAAGCGGCGGACCTGCAGAAGGACCTGGATGCCATCGGCTTCAACCTGGTCGGCTACGGATGCACCACCTGCATCGGCAATTCCGGTCCGCTGGCCGAGGAAATTTCGAAATGCATCAACGATCATGATCTGATCGGCGTGTCGGTGCTGTCGGGCAACCGCAACTTCGAAGGCCGGATCTCGCCGGACGTGCGCGCCAACTACCTGGCCTCGCCGCCGCTGGTTGTGGCCTATGCGCTGGTCGGCGACATGAATGTCGACATCACCACCGCACCGCTGGGCCAGGACAAGGATGGCAACGACGTCTTCCTCAAGGACATCTGGCCGACGCAGAAGGAAATCGCAGATCTGGTCGAGCAGACCGTGACCCGCGAGGCCTTCCAGTCGAAATACGCCGATGTATTCAAGGGCGACGAAAAGTGGCAGGCGGTTGAGATCACCGACGCGGAAACCTATGACTGGCCCGCACATTCGACCTACATTCAGAACCCGCCCTACTTCCAGGGCATGGGCACCGAACCGGGCACCATCTCAAACATCGAGGGCGCCAAGGTTCTGGCGGTTTTGGGCGATATGGTCACCACGGACCACATCTCGCCTGCAGGTTCCTTTGCCACCACCACCCCGGCCGGCCAGTATCTGCTGGAGCGCCAGGTGCAGCCGCGTGAGTTCAACTCCTATGGCTCGCGCCGCGGAAACCACGAGATCATGATGCGCGGCACTTTTGCCAACATCCGCATCAAGAACGAGATGCTGGACGGCGTTGAGGGCGGCTACACCAAAGGCCCCAATGGCGAACAGACCTCCATCTATGAGGCCTCGATGGCGCATCAGGAAGCAGGCACGCCACTGGTGGTGTTCGGTGGTGAACAGTATGGCGCGGGCTCGTCGCGCGACTGGGCGGCCAAGGGCACCGCTCTGCTGGGCGTCAAGGCCGTGATCGCCGAAAGCTTCGAACGCATCCACCGCTCGAACCTGGTCGGCATGGGTGTGATCCCGTTCGAATTCACCGGCGGCGACACCCGCAAGTCGCTGGGCCTCACCGGGGAGGAAACCGTTTCGATCCGCGGTCTGGACACCATCGAGCCGCAGCAGGACGTGCCCTGCGACATCACTTTTGCCGATGGCACCGCCAAGACCATCACGCTGAAGTGCCGGATCGATACCGCGCCGGAGATCGAATACATCGAACATGGCGGCGTGCTGCACTACGTGCTGCGCAACCTGGCCAAGTCGTAA
- a CDS encoding DUF1223 domain-containing protein: MKILTSIAASLALALPVYGQSAAEPVVVELYTSQGCSSCPPADALLHELAARKDVLPLALHVDYWDYIGWKDQFAKPSHAKRQKGYAHAGGRRMIYTPQMIIMGQDDVVGADAMKVADAIGKHQSQPRPVSLSVERNGEDLVIRLQPRVQMGDARLLVQLVRYTPERIVTITRGELAGKTLSYANVVEDWQISAEWDGAGDLELSVPVPGSRPAAVLVQEAPFGRIIAAARAE; this comes from the coding sequence ATGAAAATTCTGACGTCGATAGCAGCATCTTTGGCACTGGCCTTGCCGGTATACGGCCAATCGGCTGCGGAACCCGTGGTGGTGGAGCTTTATACGTCGCAGGGGTGTTCGTCCTGCCCGCCCGCCGATGCACTGCTGCATGAGCTGGCTGCGCGCAAGGATGTGCTGCCGCTGGCATTGCACGTGGATTACTGGGATTACATCGGCTGGAAGGATCAGTTCGCCAAGCCGTCCCATGCCAAGCGGCAAAAAGGCTATGCGCATGCGGGTGGCCGCAGGATGATCTATACGCCGCAAATGATCATCATGGGCCAGGATGATGTGGTCGGCGCCGATGCCATGAAGGTGGCCGACGCTATTGGCAAACACCAGTCGCAGCCGCGCCCGGTGTCGCTGTCGGTCGAACGGAACGGCGAGGATCTGGTGATCCGGCTGCAGCCACGGGTGCAGATGGGGGATGCGAGGCTGCTGGTGCAGCTGGTGCGCTACACGCCCGAACGGATCGTCACTATCACCCGCGGTGAACTGGCGGGCAAGACCTTGAGCTATGCCAATGTGGTGGAAGACTGGCAAATCTCTGCGGAATGGGACGGGGCAGGGGATCTGGAATTATCTGTCCCGGTGCCGGGAAGCAGGCCCGCTGCCGTATTGGTGCAAGAGGCGCCCTTTGGCCGTATCATTGCCGCTGCCCGCGCCGAGTAG
- a CDS encoding lysophospholipid acyltransferase family protein: MPVDPSELSTWSHVKYYGSNLFLRGLLVCTRLIPYRLRVPLMGRLVTVMGRLAGFDKRVRTNLDLVSPELSEIDPDTLYRDVSNNAGRMIAEIYAGAPFHDRAKAAPITGPGLKALEEARAAGRPVLLATAHFGNYDAARAALFARGFEMGALYRRMANPYFNDHYVAAIKGNGEPLFEQGKRGMVELVRHLKKGGIAAIVTDLHAQGGELIDFFGKPAVTSTVPAELALKFGAAVIPVYAVRQDNGLDFEIVMSTEIPHSDPLTMTKSLSADLEAIVRKHTGQWFWIHRRWKPFVPVSKPGRKANPEAG, translated from the coding sequence ATGCCTGTAGATCCTTCCGAGCTCTCCACCTGGAGCCATGTCAAATATTATGGCAGCAACCTGTTTCTGCGCGGGCTGCTGGTCTGCACGCGGCTGATCCCCTATCGGCTGAGAGTACCCTTGATGGGCCGGCTGGTGACGGTGATGGGCCGGCTGGCCGGGTTCGACAAGCGGGTGCGCACCAACCTGGATCTTGTCAGCCCCGAGCTGTCAGAAATCGATCCGGACACTCTGTACCGCGACGTCAGCAACAATGCGGGCCGGATGATTGCCGAAATCTATGCCGGCGCCCCCTTTCACGACCGCGCCAAGGCAGCACCCATCACCGGCCCTGGCCTGAAAGCGCTGGAAGAGGCCCGGGCGGCAGGGCGCCCGGTGCTGCTGGCGACGGCTCATTTCGGTAATTATGACGCTGCCCGGGCGGCTCTGTTCGCCCGCGGTTTCGAGATGGGCGCGCTATACCGCCGGATGGCCAACCCCTATTTCAATGACCACTATGTTGCCGCCATCAAGGGTAACGGAGAACCCCTGTTCGAGCAGGGCAAGCGCGGCATGGTCGAGCTGGTCCGGCATCTGAAAAAGGGCGGCATCGCGGCCATCGTTACCGATCTGCACGCCCAGGGCGGAGAGCTGATCGATTTTTTCGGCAAGCCTGCAGTCACTTCCACCGTGCCGGCCGAACTGGCGCTGAAATTCGGCGCCGCTGTGATCCCCGTCTATGCGGTACGCCAGGACAACGGTCTGGACTTTGAGATCGTGATGAGCACTGAGATCCCGCATTCCGATCCGCTCACCATGACCAAATCCTTGAGCGCGGATCTGGAAGCCATCGTACGCAAGCACACCGGCCAATGGTTCTGGATCCACCGTCGCTGGAAACCCTTTGTGCCGGTATCCAAACCCGGCAGGAAGGCAAATCCCGAAGCGGGCTGA
- a CDS encoding flagellar motor switch protein FliG, whose protein sequence is MPQDNMLALPMASGGPVLGGFGAPAPLGTGGGSGLSGKAKAAIIVRLLLNEGAEIPLEELPDDLQLELTQQMGKMSIVDRDTLNAVAGEFADLLDNIGLHFPNGLAGALNAMQGKISRHTHSRLRKEAGVRQFGDPWERLKQLPPEDLAGLAEAESTEVAAVLLSKLDTAKAAQMLVHLPGPIARRITYAVSHTANVTPDTVDRIGLSLAAQVEARPDLAFDETPGQRLGGILTEAAAAKRDEVLTALDEEDVDFATTVRKAIFTYALIGKRMHPIDVPKLMRVLSQPDLVTAMAFATDEEDVATNEFLLKNMSSRMADNIREEVRERGRVKRSDGEAAFSMIISAMRDLVAIGEFELKSDEDEEEDG, encoded by the coding sequence ATGCCTCAAGACAACATGCTGGCGCTTCCGATGGCTTCAGGCGGGCCGGTTCTGGGCGGGTTCGGAGCCCCGGCCCCATTGGGCACAGGGGGCGGCAGCGGGCTGAGCGGCAAGGCCAAAGCCGCAATCATCGTCCGGCTGCTGCTGAATGAAGGCGCGGAAATCCCGCTGGAGGAGCTGCCGGACGACCTGCAGCTGGAACTGACCCAGCAGATGGGTAAGATGAGCATTGTCGACCGTGACACGCTGAACGCGGTTGCGGGCGAATTTGCCGATCTGCTGGACAATATCGGCCTGCATTTCCCCAATGGCCTGGCCGGCGCGCTGAACGCGATGCAAGGCAAGATCAGCCGCCACACCCACAGCCGCCTGCGCAAGGAAGCGGGCGTGCGCCAGTTCGGCGATCCCTGGGAACGCTTGAAACAGCTGCCGCCCGAAGACCTGGCCGGGTTGGCCGAGGCGGAAAGCACCGAAGTGGCCGCCGTTCTGCTGTCCAAACTGGACACCGCCAAGGCCGCGCAAATGCTGGTGCATCTGCCCGGCCCGATTGCCCGCCGCATCACCTATGCCGTCAGCCACACCGCCAACGTCACGCCAGACACCGTGGACCGGATCGGCCTGTCGCTTGCCGCTCAGGTCGAAGCCCGGCCCGATCTCGCCTTTGATGAAACCCCGGGCCAGCGTCTTGGCGGCATTCTGACCGAAGCCGCCGCAGCCAAACGGGACGAGGTGCTGACGGCGCTGGACGAAGAAGACGTGGATTTTGCCACCACGGTGCGCAAAGCGATCTTCACCTACGCGTTGATCGGCAAACGGATGCACCCGATCGATGTGCCCAAGTTGATGCGGGTGCTGTCTCAGCCGGATCTGGTCACGGCCATGGCCTTTGCCACCGACGAGGAAGATGTTGCGACCAACGAATTCCTGCTCAAGAACATGTCCAGCCGGATGGCCGATAACATCCGAGAGGAAGTGAGAGAGCGCGGCAGAGTCAAACGCAGCGATGGCGAGGCTGCGTTCAGCATGATCATCTCGGCAATGAGGGATCTTGTGGCCATTGGCGAGTTTGAGCTGAAATCCGACGAGGATGAGGAGGAAGACGGCTAA
- a CDS encoding tetratricopeptide repeat protein: protein MRFFALAAALTLPITANAAGGNDWNPPKPSETTKTCKGKRVWDANKKRCVRPKKSSLNQQGLMDAARELAYAGRQQDAQAVLSAMPDQQDSLVLTYWGFTHRKLGNLELAQAYYDQALKRNPNNILARSYMGQGLVEQGKYGAALIQWKEIRARGGNGSWAEASLRNALETGASYSY from the coding sequence ATGCGTTTTTTTGCTCTTGCCGCTGCGTTGACCCTGCCGATCACGGCTAATGCCGCAGGCGGCAATGACTGGAACCCGCCGAAGCCCTCCGAAACCACCAAGACCTGCAAGGGCAAGCGGGTCTGGGACGCAAACAAGAAGCGCTGCGTGCGGCCCAAGAAGTCTTCCCTGAACCAGCAGGGCCTGATGGATGCTGCGCGCGAGCTGGCCTATGCCGGCCGCCAGCAAGACGCTCAGGCGGTGCTCAGCGCGATGCCGGACCAGCAGGACTCTCTGGTGCTGACCTACTGGGGCTTTACGCACCGTAAACTCGGGAATCTGGAACTGGCGCAAGCCTATTATGACCAAGCATTAAAGCGGAATCCGAATAATATACTTGCCCGTTCGTACATGGGTCAGGGCCTTGTGGAACAGGGCAAATACGGCGCAGCCCTGATACAGTGGAAAGAGATCAGAGCACGGGGCGGCAACGGCAGCTGGGCCGAAGCATCGCTGCGCAACGCCTTGGAAACAGGTGCATCCTACAGCTACTAG
- the purB gene encoding adenylosuccinate lyase yields MIPRYARPEMVAIWSPETKFKIWYEIEAHACEAMANLGVIPRENADAVWKAKDVEFDVARIDEIEAVTKHDVIAFLTHLAEHVGSDEARFVHQGMTSSDVLDTCLNVQLVRAADILLDGMDKLLAALKKRALEHKDTVRVGRSHGIHAEPTTMGLTFARFYAEMDRNKQRLAAARAEVATGAISGAVGTFANVDPAVEEHVCEQLGLRPEPISTQVIPRDRHAMFFATLGVIASSIENVAVEIRHMQRTEVLEGAEFFSMGQKGSSAMPHKKNPVLTENLTGLARLVRMTVVPAMENVALWHERDISHSSVERGIGPDATVTLDFALHRLAGVIDKMLVFPENMLDNMNKFPGLVMSQRVLLALTQAGVSREDAYAMVQRNALKVWEDRVDFRELLLADADVVAALGEEAINEKFDMGYHTKHVDTIFKRVFGE; encoded by the coding sequence ATGATCCCCCGCTATGCCCGCCCCGAGATGGTCGCCATCTGGTCGCCTGAGACCAAATTCAAGATCTGGTACGAGATCGAGGCCCATGCCTGCGAAGCGATGGCCAACCTCGGCGTGATCCCGCGCGAAAACGCTGACGCCGTGTGGAAAGCCAAGGACGTGGAATTCGACGTCGCCCGCATCGACGAGATTGAAGCGGTGACCAAACATGACGTGATCGCCTTTCTCACCCATCTGGCTGAGCATGTCGGCAGCGACGAGGCCCGCTTTGTGCATCAGGGCATGACATCGTCGGACGTGCTGGACACCTGCCTGAACGTGCAGCTGGTGCGCGCCGCAGACATCCTGCTGGACGGCATGGACAAGCTGCTCGCCGCGCTGAAAAAGCGCGCGCTGGAGCACAAAGACACTGTGCGCGTCGGCCGCAGCCACGGCATCCATGCCGAGCCCACCACGATGGGTCTGACCTTTGCCCGTTTCTACGCCGAGATGGACCGCAACAAGCAGCGCCTGGCCGCCGCCCGCGCGGAAGTCGCCACCGGTGCGATCTCCGGTGCGGTGGGCACCTTTGCCAATGTCGACCCGGCGGTCGAAGAGCATGTCTGCGAACAGCTGGGCCTGCGGCCTGAGCCGATCTCCACCCAGGTGATCCCGCGCGACCGCCATGCGATGTTCTTTGCCACCCTTGGCGTCATTGCGTCCTCGATCGAAAACGTTGCCGTGGAAATCCGCCACATGCAGCGTACCGAAGTGCTGGAAGGCGCCGAATTCTTCTCGATGGGCCAGAAAGGCTCCTCGGCGATGCCGCACAAGAAGAACCCGGTTCTGACCGAAAACCTGACCGGTCTGGCGCGTCTGGTCCGCATGACCGTTGTCCCCGCGATGGAAAACGTGGCGCTGTGGCACGAACGGGACATCTCGCATTCCTCCGTGGAACGCGGCATCGGCCCCGACGCCACCGTCACCCTGGATTTCGCCCTGCACCGCCTGGCGGGGGTCATCGACAAGATGCTGGTGTTCCCCGAGAACATGCTGGACAACATGAACAAATTCCCGGGCCTGGTGATGTCGCAGCGGGTGCTTCTGGCGCTGACCCAAGCGGGTGTCAGCCGTGAGGACGCCTATGCCATGGTGCAGCGCAACGCGCTGAAAGTCTGGGAAGACCGCGTTGATTTCCGCGAACTGCTGCTGGCGGATGCGGATGTGGTTGCCGCCCTGGGTGAAGAAGCGATCAACGAGAAATTCGACATGGGCTATCACACCAAACATGTCGATACGATCTTCAAGCGGGTGTTTGGCGAGTAA